GAAAGTGATGACTTAAATCTGTGTAACCGATGTAGACTATGACGTGTAGCTTATGTACCCTTAATGTAGGTGGGATATCAACGGATACCAATAATgcaaatttgcatgataattaTGGTTAACCCCTCTTCTTAAAGTGACATGTTCCTTGAAGCCAGAAACAGGGGACCTGACTGTCTGAGGCTGAATGGGTCATGTGATTGCGTTTATTTATTACCTTCGCAGTTATTCTGAAGTGACAGGTTAaggatttttggctagtggatacgtctttgggtagggagtaagtcgtgtaagtttgggccccctggcagcttgttttgaactgcagtgggcgattttgttgttatctttgaaagAGAGTAAATCAAGCAGGGGTTGGTGGATtcgcattatttttggtatgtacataccttaggtaatgattaaaatcctgaaatgtattgtatgcaaatcggggcttaatttacatgataattagaagaatgtgtaaatccttcAATCGACCTCTTTTCTGGACAGTCAGTGCTCAGTGTCTAACTACATCTGTGCTGCAGACTTGTGtagttcatgacatatttgtgtcagcaaaacatagatgttattgttgctaacacattgtttattagttctcactttgcaagtgccatgttgtttgtttgtgcactatgggaaggggtttctccattttgatgtCAAGGGGTGTTTTCCCCCTTATTTTGGTGATGCTTatgtggcagggaaaagtggaagcttggtggtttgtggccttttcattacctttgccaagaagattaaacttttggttaaggcttaagccatagtgttaggtgagtctttatgtaggtcaacagtatgactggagaactgattgatggatcttcatgatacttggtattgagtagcggtcgcagaaacaaaggttgagtttgaaaGTGGTTCGCCCTGTATcttccgtcggtactgcagcgggctcagtgtgtgagtgtgtgcagataacataacttgagaagctttaaaacctttaagtcattgataaaggCATTCTCCATAACAACCCTTGATtgtttggcaaaggtatgtgtttcgtggaactctagtttatttattAAAACTTCACAGCTTTTTTAGATTAACAGAGGATTTTCtgacatacaacatgtacattaacaaatactaattgtgcaaattaggtTCTCATTTGAATAATAGATGCAAAAATGCCATAATTCCGAAGtagtaaatgatgggaatttcatacttgtgacatgtgcaaATTAGTAAAATGTGAATGTCACCATGCatggattatgtaaatgtgaaagGTATTTGCATAAAACTtaaaaagctctaaatatttcgtGGAGGTATGAAGTCTCCGAACTCTTGGTTTCAAAGTGACATTTCTGCATAGTAatgaattgttttgttttgttcttaaaATTCTACATGAAGTCATTTGAAGTAAGGCCTCATTGATTCTATTATATGGCAGACACCCTTGTGCGAATCCCTTTTCTACCATTTCAAACAAGAAAAGTTTCCACCATCCTGTAAATCGTAAAagacaccttttttttttacgccCGCATCCGTtttgaggttcccagaggatgtcatccatataattatgggtgggtaccggtacagaaaattcaggtccaggtccggtccagaggatcaggtccaggtccggacctgattcagtatgactcataccaatggtccatttcactacaaagaaatctgtttggtggagtatttatttacactggcgttttaaaatcctacaacgctaactgcacctgtgcgattggctgtaaaacttggtagaaattactataaactctactctacttcactcttgttattttcttccacctgcaagtgccaaaacgagtgaatgcctgataaaataatctgttaattttctaatcggtccagcatccggtcacctaattttttcaggtccgttttttctggactggtccaataagaaaaaacggttttgtaccggtacgctgtaccgatatcCAGCCCTACATATAATAGAATCTGCATGGCCAATTAAAGATCAATAAAAGATCTGACACAAAAATACAGCCCATACAAGGTGTGGTACACAATATTTTACTGAAATTTTCTCAGACCCTGGACAATGAAATGGCGATAAAAATAATGCCATTTCTTGGAAATCATGATTTTTATCTCCTAAAACACTATGAGTCCAGAAATTTTACAGGATTCCTCTCTGTTCTGGTGGTAGCTCTTATGTACAGATGTTCTACAATATGTACATGAGGTTGGTACCGTGGCTAGGGAGGTTGGTAGACATGATTTTAACTTTCCAAAGACTAGAAAAATGCAGCTTCCTTCTTGTTCAAAGGGTAGCACACTAACTGGATAGGAGAATCCAATACAGTAGCTACCTGTTGGTTAGGAAGAACAAATTTTATAAAAGTGTAACTTGTTTCACTTTGCCACAGTATTTTAAACACAAACTAACATAAGCATTACTACCACAGAGGGAAAGGCTGATAATTAGCACATCAACAATTCACACTAAATAGTTACTGTAGAactctgaaacaaacaaaaaattaccCTCAAACTATTAGATATCCCATATGTACTTATCAAAAAGAAGTCTGGAAAGCTCATTCCTTAAAACTTCTTGTCATTCTGGAAGAACAAAAACTGATTCTGAGCCACTATTCAGAAAAAATCTACATTGTATGATACAACTACTTCTATAAACGTTTTTACAGGAAAGTCTTGTTTGTGCAAATGGGTAATGAGTTCAatagaattacatgtatgatgttaGCAACAAATGGCAGTTTGGTGtcagtgcaaaaacagaaaCTGCAACACTTTTGCTTGAACAGTAACTGCATGTCTGGCTATACAGTGACTGTATCCAGTCTGAAGTCAGTAATATCATCATCTTTTACGTCAATATTTGAGGTCCAAAAGCTACATTGTACAGCTTGTTAACATGTAAAGgggaaaaaaacatcaatatcTGAGAATAAACTAGCCTTTTCATATGTACACATACACGTGTAGGTCTATAATAACTATTGCTGTACTAAGAGTACAATTATACCTTTATCTATTCTTCCACATGTTTACCCTGTTCACGTAACAATCAGTCCTTATATCCTTGGCAATATTCTGTCACAAGCTCCCCTAACTAGAAcaatgttatgatttttggatCACATATAATGATGGCAATGGAAGATTACGACTAAAAGAAACCAGAATCTAACCAACTTATGAAGTGATACATAACTGACACCAGAACTACTGCTCTAGAACAAGATTTAACAAACTTAAACTTGAGTAAATCTACCATAGTCTACATATCATGCTAggcaaaacaaaatgaatacttatatattagataatagtttcaaattgttgccaagtactagtaatacatgttaGTAACTCCTTAACAAACCTTACGCAACCAAACCTATTGTATTCtattgtactgtattgtatcaGCATCATTTGTGATCTGTACTTATTAAATATATGGGCACCATAGCATATGGATACCTTATTAAGTCTAAGAGCTAATATCAAAGTaaatatcaaacaaaacaaactttcaacAGACAGATACCAGACTGGCCCGAGTAGGTGAAATACAAACAGTGAAGTGATACATGCACTAGTCAGTACTAAAGAATATCAGTAAATGAAGGACTCAAATATGGATTTCTGGGCATTTCAGTTCTTGGTTAAGCTTTCCCAAATACACATACTCAAAACTCATATTGTAATTCAGTGAGCAGCATGTATGATTTATGTGAAACTGTAATGAGAAGAGTTGACTTAAGTCCCAGGAGGGGGAGGTTCGTCTTTAGTAAGGGCAAGCCTTGGTTGGCGCAATGGGATGGGGGCATGCCTCATGGGTGGGGGCAGGGTGCCTCCGAAGGGCATTCCCGGGGGAGGGGGGAGCACAGGAGGGGGCAGGAACCCAGGGGGAGGTACAGGGACAGGGGGTAAAGCGGACACATACATGGGAGGAGGAGGGGCTTGGTACCCAGAGAACGAAAAAGGTGGTGCAGTGAGTGGAGGGAGAGGAGGGGCTGAAGGGGGTTGTGAGATGACTTGTGGCTGCTGCTGAGGCTGTGGTGGGGGGTTGTGCAGCTGCTGCCGCTCGTGCTGCTGCTCCTTCTGTTTCTGCTGGAGTTCCAGCTGCTTCTGGATGTGCAGCTGTGCCTGCTCCTGCAACCTCCTATGGAAATACATAGATACAAAACTTCATAAAAACTTTTCGCGGTCGCGGTTTTTGTGAGGCAGTCTTACCGCAAAACCACTGCgtacatttttccattgcagtatgtgactacagtatatgGCACTAGCATGaccttaaaaccactgcgaacactcaacTTTCCCACTAATGCGAAATTAAATctagcaaacttaaatgcatttacaataagtGAAAATACTTGGTTGATGTAAAAGTGTCATCAAAGAGGACAGGACATAAACTCTCTTACCTGTATTTGTCCATCTCCTCAGGTGAGATAGCTGGAACTTTGGCCTGGCCGACACTCTCTTCTTTCTTGTCCTGCTCTTTGTTCTCCTTTGTGACGTCTTGGCTTGGTTCCTTCCGTACGTCTGGTCGGACGATTCTTGGCGTCTGGTTCATGGTGAAGGAGATCTTGCCGGCACCTCCCTCAGCTCGAGAAGCATCCATGACAGAGGCATCAGTAGGAAGGAAGCTGTTTCCAGCCATCTCTTCAGTTGGAAGCTCTTCCAGTTTAAAGATGGCTTCAGCAACATCATCCTTCTTCCCTGTCACTGGTGACACAGCTTCCTTTTTTATCATCATCTTCTTGACAAGGGGAATCTTCCCGATGATGGGAAGAACGGCTTTCTTTTCCAGAGATGGAGGTAATTTTGGACCAAAGTAGCCGGCAGGAGGGTTCTTCAGCTTTATCCCAGCCCGAACGGCTGCATCTGCCGTTTCGTCGGAGGCACTTTTCTTGTTCCTGGCCTTCTGGAGGAGCTGTTTGGCGATGGCTGCCATGGCTTCGTTGTGAGGTCTGTCCACTGGGGATGTAACTTCTTTGCTGTTGGGTTCACTCTTGATCAGAGTAGTGGGTACTGAAACTGTCTCGGGTACATCTTCGATTGTTTGTTGTGAGGACAGCGTAGTACTTCTGTTTGCCTGATGGTGAGAGTCATCCCTTTCTCTGCTCCTTGAGTCGTCGCGTTTTTCAGAGTTCTCTCGACTCGGGCGTCTATTGTTGATGCTTCTGGATCTCCTTGGAGAGTAGCGGGAAGACTTTCGTGAGTGTCTTGAGTAGCTCCTGTCTGAGCTGTACCTGTCTTCACTGTCCGAGTAGTGCCGTTTGTGTCCTCGCCTTGCATGATGTTTGTTGTAGTCACTGTGTTCCCCTGATGTGGAGTAGTCTGAGGATGAATGGCGAGTGTGCCTCCTCCGATTCCTCCTGTCACTGTGCCTGTCACGCGACCTCCTGTGTCGCTCTTCAGAGCTGTAAGAATAGCTGTCTGTGTAGTCCCTTGGCTGTCGTTTGTAACCTTCATCCCTTTCAGAGTAGCTGTTGTAGGAATAGTTTCTTCTGCCGTGACGTTCATCCTCCTTACTTCTCCACCTGTTACCTCCATGGTCAGAGCCACTGCCTTCATTGCTGGAATACTCTGAAGAGGAGTACTTCCGATATGACTGATGTTTTTCCTTCTCCTCACTCGGGCTGTGCCTGCTACTCCTGCTCTGTCTCTCAGAGGTTTCATTCGTTctttcaaaattgttttcagACCTCCTTGAAGGCCTGTCTTCCCTTGTCACAAAGTTTCCCTTCACTTGCGTTCTTTCCAGCCTGTCCTTTAGATGGTGCTTCTCACTTTTCCTCCCATACTCGGACTCACTGGAGTTGCTGTGACGTCTTGCCCTGCTGTTGTCTGTGTCCTCACTTTTACGGCTTGACCTCTCTTTGTCCTTTCCTCCTTTAGTATGCTCCACCTTTGCTGAGTGTTTCTCCCTATACTTTTTGCCCCCATCAGATGACTGACTGCTCCTTGAGGAGGACCTTGTTCTATTCAATGACTTACTACCTTCTTTGGTGTCTTCTTTGgattttcttgacattttgcTGCTGTGAGAATGTTTCTCGTCTTCCGAGTCTTCTTGTTGGCTTTCTGACTCAGACTTTGTCTGTATCTTTCTTCTGTGAACCTGCTTCTCACCATTTTTGGAAGACTTTtcccttcctttcttcctctgTAACTTTTGGCTGCTGCTTTCTGCAACAAGTGGTGAGGAAGACGTTCCTTTATGTTTCCCTCCTGTTTTAAGGGCAACTTTGGCTTTCTGTGTTGGAGGACTTTTATCAGCTTTTGTGGGGGAAGCTTTCTTGCTTTTGTTCTTACTCATCTGCTCTGGCTCACTCTCGTCAGTTCCAGACTTTTCTGAGGCACTTGAGCTTTCAGAATGACTTTCCCACTTAGATTTGATCAGTTTGCTGACCATGCGATGGCTGTCTTCCTTTGTCGTACcctttttgtgtttgtgttttggcTTGTCTGCCTGCTCTGTGTTATGCTGGTGTTTCTTTGACCTGTGTTGCTTATGTGAAAGCGTAGGGGGGAGTGCTGCTCCAAAGTAATCATCCTCTTCTGTGTCTTCACTATCATCAGCCGAATCTGCAGTTTTGACTTTCTTTGATTTAGCTTTTTTAGACTTCCTTGGTCTTGGCGACGAGGCTTCAGCTGCTGAACTTTCCTCTGAGGAACCATCTGACTCTGTTTTAACTTCTTCTTCCGTGGCCttctttgacttcttctttgtgCTTTGCCTCCTGCTTTTATCAGTGTTTTTGTCCTCTTCCGAAATAGATTCCTCTGAGGGACTCCTTTGCTCTCGAGATCTCTTTGCCTTCTTCTTCTCTCTGGACCTACCATGATGTGATGAGGTGTGTGGTGGATCTTCCTGGGGTTCTTCCTTCTGTTTGTGggatttcttcttcttgtttctcCTGGTTGACACTGTTTCTACATTTTGAGGCACTTCTTGTTTAGGGGAATGCTTTCGCTGCATAGTTTCATCTTGCGAGGAATCCTCCTCAGACAGTGGGGAAGAGTCTGTTTTTCTTGATCGCTTCTTTTTCTTACTGCTCTTCTTTGATTTCTTACTTTTGGCAGAGTTGTCAACGGAAGTCTTTTGCTTTATCTTAGCTGTGTGTCTTTCTTTACCCCTTCGTTTAGCTTGGCTTTGTAGAACAGCCTCTTCTTTTCCCTCCTCTTCAGATTCTGATTCCGAACCACTTTCTGAAGAATCCTTTTCCACAACCACTTTTGGCCTCTTCGCCTTCCTGGATGATGTCTTCTCTTTGACCACTTTGTCCTTTCTCTTGTACTTCCTTTTCCTGCTTTTCTTCTCTTCCTCGTACAGAGACTCCTCAGACTCAGATGCTTCAGACTCCTGGGTTATTTGTCCCTTCTGGTGTTTTTTCTCTGGTCGCTCATTGCTAGAGCTGATCTCATCCCTCCCTACGGACATATTGTCATCTTCTACATCTGACTCAGactctgatgatgatgactccGGGCTTGGCAGTTTTATGTGCCTTTCTCGGTGTCTACTACCCTTTTGCTGCTTCTTCTTCCTTGCAGGCACCTTCTCTTGGCATTCATCATCTGAACTTTCATCTGTGTCACTGGGTGATTTCCGCCTCCTCGAGCCCTTcttctttttacttttcttgGCATGTTTCCTGTTCAACTCCTCCCCATCTCTTCTCCTCTTCCTTCCATCATCAGAACTTTCTGACCCAGAACTGTGATGTTTCTTCCCATTTTTCCCGACAGTGCCCTTGGAAGAGTTGCTGCCATTTTTCTGCGAAGTGGAAGACCTGTTGTTGCCATTTCCGTTTCCCTGTTGTGAGTGGCTGTTTCGATCCCCGCTGGACGTCTTGCCTTCCCCATCAACAGCTTCATCCCTGCTTCCATTGCCGGAGGCAGGTGCTACGTCTTCTGTACCAGCCttgtttgaacttttcttgGGAGATGTGCTTGGCCTTTGCTTAGGAATGAATTGCTGAGGCACCAACAGACTTGGAGAACCTCCTGCAATGGCAGCAGTGAGGCCTGGTTTGGGCTGAGATGGTTTGACAACATTCGGTGGTGGTTTTAAAGGCCAGGCATGGGGGACAGGAGGTTTTTGCCTGTTTGATGTATTCCGCTTTACCTGAACACTTCTTACAGCCCACTCCTCCTGTTGGTCACTACACCACCCAGGCTCAGTGTAAGGGTACCAACCACGATTTAAAGCACTTGGAGAGTTGGAACCGTCCGAGCGGAAGTCCTTCTGATCATATAAGGCATCGATGATGGACTGAAGATCTGCAGAATGTGGCGTTGTGTCTTCTTCAGGGTGCTGGCTACTGTCAGGTCCTGCATTGGTCAGTGCACGAAACTCAAAGTGAAGAGGATTACAGCTGTAGGACAAGACAGGTGAAGTCTTTGTGAAGTGGATCATCTCTGCCGGCCACTGCAAGACTGTGTCGTCTTTGCTGACAACATCAACAAAGCTTGGCTTCCCTTCTTTGGCAGGGACCTCTGAGGAACTGTCCAGCTTGGAAGGGATTCCTTGAGACAGCTCTTTTTTCAAAGGGCTTGGCTTCCTGGAAATCATTGTGCAGCTTGGATGAGAGCCATTTGAATTTTTTGAAAGGCTGTTTCCATTTCTGTTTGATGTAGTAACTTCTCTATGCTGGTAACTGGTGTCCTTTGATTCCTGTTTCACATGCACAGCTATCTCCTGTTCACCAGAGCTGATAGTTGTGTCATTTTTCTCACATCCAACATCA
Above is a genomic segment from Branchiostoma floridae strain S238N-H82 chromosome 16, Bfl_VNyyK, whole genome shotgun sequence containing:
- the LOC118403184 gene encoding G patch domain-containing protein 8-like isoform X3, with protein sequence MWWYDDPPPPISEDNLGHRLLQKHGWRVGQGLGRKEQGRTDPLPIEVKDDLLGVGRMEMEMEHVEGTTERRKMLEIEKEETEELRQKYKENAEKERAIAEALKDLKDNFYCELCDKQYYKHQEFDNHINSYDHAHKQRLKDLKAREFGRNVSSKWRKEEKKREKEMRRLHELAEQRAQAKRSGGSAAGGMFKSGFVEVGGSDGSPKENQSWHSVPPPELDNDDLTDNEEVDMDVPSPEPEPTPMMDTPIPGPPAPPLPPEPLPPPPEEAPPPPPPPEDEEEMRQIETSAMSLLGKALAKKRLETFSNSHPNGGSSVGQGASMSPKPGFSFSIVKKKASTKIQLASVFGDNAEENGDDSEEENPTGQKKKMSALPPPTEVPKKEKNEEADKKDEKDVRKRRRVKKEEEDDGEREYYHYFPPAHCTVKPRWPFMIFIKSNDHIILNKDTGLVETVRRKKKKNGAYEQKSDNNNVLVDTEESSNKELLEESRTQKCDDTDVGCEKNDTTISSGEQEIAVHVKQESKDTSYQHREVTTSNRNGNSLSKNSNGSHPSCTMISRKPSPLKKELSQGIPSKLDSSSEVPAKEGKPSFVDVVSKDDTVLQWPAEMIHFTKTSPVLSYSCNPLHFEFRALTNAGPDSSQHPEEDTTPHSADLQSIIDALYDQKDFRSDGSNSPSALNRGWYPYTEPGWCSDQQEEWAVRSVQVKRNTSNRQKPPVPHAWPLKPPPNVVKPSQPKPGLTAAIAGGSPSLLVPQQFIPKQRPSTSPKKSSNKAGTEDVAPASGNGSRDEAVDGEGKTSSGDRNSHSQQGNGNGNNRSSTSQKNGSNSSKGTVGKNGKKHHSSGSESSDDGRKRRRDGEELNRKHAKKSKKKKGSRRRKSPSDTDESSDDECQEKVPARKKKQQKGSRHRERHIKLPSPESSSSESESDVEDDNMSVGRDEISSSNERPEKKHQKGQITQESEASESEESLYEEEKKSRKRKYKRKDKVVKEKTSSRKAKRPKVVVEKDSSESGSESESEEEGKEEAVLQSQAKRRGKERHTAKIKQKTSVDNSAKSKKSKKSSKKKKRSRKTDSSPLSEEDSSQDETMQRKHSPKQEVPQNVETVSTRRNKKKKSHKQKEEPQEDPPHTSSHHGRSREKKKAKRSREQRSPSEESISEEDKNTDKSRRQSTKKKSKKATEEEVKTESDGSSEESSAAEASSPRPRKSKKAKSKKVKTADSADDSEDTEEDDYFGAALPPTLSHKQHRSKKHQHNTEQADKPKHKHKKGTTKEDSHRMVSKLIKSKWESHSESSSASEKSGTDESEPEQMSKNKSKKASPTKADKSPPTQKAKVALKTGGKHKGTSSSPLVAESSSQKLQRKKGREKSSKNGEKQVHRRKIQTKSESESQQEDSEDEKHSHSSKMSRKSKEDTKEGSKSLNRTRSSSRSSQSSDGGKKYREKHSAKVEHTKGGKDKERSSRKSEDTDNSRARRHSNSSESEYGRKSEKHHLKDRLERTQVKGNFVTREDRPSRRSENNFERTNETSERQSRSSRHSPSEEKEKHQSYRKYSSSEYSSNEGSGSDHGGNRWRSKEDERHGRRNYSYNSYSERDEGYKRQPRDYTDSYSYSSEERHRRSRDRHSDRRNRRRHTRHSSSDYSTSGEHSDYNKHHARRGHKRHYSDSEDRYSSDRSYSRHSRKSSRYSPRRSRSINNRRPSRENSEKRDDSRSRERDDSHHQANRSTTLSSQQTIEDVPETVSVPTTLIKSEPNSKEVTSPVDRPHNEAMAAIAKQLLQKARNKKSASDETADAAVRAGIKLKNPPAGYFGPKLPPSLEKKAVLPIIGKIPLVKKMMIKKEAVSPVTGKKDDVAEAIFKLEELPTEEMAGNSFLPTDASVMDASRAEGGAGKISFTMNQTPRIVRPDVRKEPSQDVTKENKEQDKKEESVGQAKVPAISPEEMDKYRRLQEQAQLHIQKQLELQQKQKEQQHERQQLHNPPPQPQQQPQVISQPPSAPPLPPLTAPPFSFSGYQAPPPPMYVSALPPVPVPPPGFLPPPVLPPPPGMPFGGTLPPPMRHAPIPLRQPRLALTKDEPPPPGT
- the LOC118403184 gene encoding G patch domain-containing protein 8-like isoform X4, with the protein product MEHVEGTTERRKMLEIEKEETEELRQKYKENAEKERAIAEALKDLKDNFYCELCDKQYYKHQEFDNHINSYDHAHKQRLKDLKAREFGRNVSSKWRKEEKKREKEMRRLHELAEQRAQAKRSGGSAAGGMFKSGFVEVGGSDGSPKENQSWHSVPPPELDNDDLTDNEEVDMDVPSPEPEPTPMMDTPIPGPPAPPLPPEPLPPPPEEAPPPPPPPEDEEEMRQIETSAMSLLGKALAKKRLETFSNSHPNGGSSVGQGASMSPKPGFSFSIVKKKASTKIQLASVFGDNAEENGDDSEEENPTGQKKKMSALPPPTEVPKKEKNEEADKKDEKDVRKRRRVKKEEEDDGEREYYHYFPPAHCTVKPRWPFMIFIKSNDHIILNKDTGLVETVRRKKKKNGAYEQKSDNNNVLVDTEESSNKELLEESRTQKCDDTDVGCEKNDTTISSGEQEIAVHVKQESKDTSYQHREVTTSNRNGNSLSKNSNGSHPSCTMISRKPSPLKKELSQGIPSKLDSSSEVPAKEGKPSFVDVVSKDDTVLQWPAEMIHFTKTSPVLSYSCNPLHFEFRALTNAGPDSSQHPEEDTTPHSADLQSIIDALYDQKDFRSDGSNSPSALNRGWYPYTEPGWCSDQQEEWAVRSVQVKRNTSNRQKPPVPHAWPLKPPPNVVKPSQPKPGLTAAIAGGSPSLLVPQQFIPKQRPSTSPKKSSNKAGTEDVAPASGNGSRDEAVDGEGKTSSGDRNSHSQQGNGNGNNRSSTSQKNGSNSSKGTVGKNGKKHHSSGSESSDDGRKRRRDGEELNRKHAKKSKKKKGSRRRKSPSDTDESSDDECQEKVPARKKKQQKGSRHRERHIKLPSPESSSSESESDVEDDNMSVGRDEISSSNERPEKKHQKGQITQESEASESEESLYEEEKKSRKRKYKRKDKVVKEKTSSRKAKRPKVVVEKDSSESGSESESEEEGKEEAVLQSQAKRRGKERHTAKIKQKTSVDNSAKSKKSKKSSKKKKRSRKTDSSPLSEEDSSQDETMQRKHSPKQEVPQNVETVSTRRNKKKKSHKQKEEPQEDPPHTSSHHGRSREKKKAKRSREQRSPSEESISEEDKNTDKSRRQSTKKKSKKATEEEVKTESDGSSEESSAAEASSPRPRKSKKAKSKKVKTADSADDSEDTEEDDYFGAALPPTLSHKQHRSKKHQHNTEQADKPKHKHKKGTTKEDSHRMVSKLIKSKWESHSESSSASEKSGTDESEPEQMSKNKSKKASPTKADKSPPTQKAKVALKTGGKHKGTSSSPLVAESSSQKLQRKKGREKSSKNGEKQVHRRKIQTKSESESQQEDSEDEKHSHSSKMSRKSKEDTKEGSKSLNRTRSSSRSSQSSDGGKKYREKHSAKVEHTKGGKDKERSSRKSEDTDNSRARRHSNSSESEYGRKSEKHHLKDRLERTQVKGNFVTREDRPSRRSENNFERTNETSERQSRSSRHSPSEEKEKHQSYRKYSSSEYSSNEGSGSDHGGNRWRSKEDERHGRRNYSYNSYSERDEGYKRQPRDYTDSYSYSSEERHRRSRDRHSDRRNRRRHTRHSSSDYSTSGEHSDYNKHHARRGHKRHYSDSEDRYSSDRSYSRHSRKSSRYSPRRSRSINNRRPSRENSEKRDDSRSRERDDSHHQANRSTTLSSQQTIEDVPETVSVPTTLIKSEPNSKEVTSPVDRPHNEAMAAIAKQLLQKARNKKSASDETADAAVRAGIKLKNPPAGYFGPKLPPSLEKKAVLPIIGKIPLVKKMMIKKEAVSPVTGKKDDVAEAIFKLEELPTEEMAGNSFLPTDASVMDASRAEGGAGKISFTMNQTPRIVRPDVRKEPSQDVTKENKEQDKKEESVGQAKVPAISPEEMDKYRRLQEQAQLHIQKQLELQQKQKEQQHERQQLHNPPPQPQQQPQVISQPPSAPPLPPLTAPPFSFSGYQAPPPPMYVSALPPVPVPPPGFLPPPVLPPPPGMPFGGTLPPPMRHAPIPLRQPRLALTKDEPPPPGT